In Topomyia yanbarensis strain Yona2022 chromosome 2, ASM3024719v1, whole genome shotgun sequence, one DNA window encodes the following:
- the LOC131685203 gene encoding uncharacterized protein K02A2.6-like, whose protein sequence is MDEILADCDGTYWYFDDVIIDGNNIEEHDNRVEKVLSRLKERGVELKWEKCRLRVAELEFLGHRISEIEIRPSESKVAAFMSFREPQNEAEPSFPSEKTMRISHRGGQRMCTVVKNQQNILFVLSSWTHFLPSNFRRTELK, encoded by the exons ATGGACGAGATATTGGCAGATTGTGACGGTACCTATTGGTACTTCGACGATGTAATCATCGACGGGAACAACATCGAGGAGCACGACAATCGCGTTGAAAAG GTTCTTTCAAGATTGAAGGAAAGAGGAGTGGAACTGAAATGGGAGAAGTGTCGACTACGTGTGGCTGAACTGGAGTTCTTGGGCCATCGAATCTCCGAAATAGAAATACGCCCTTCCGAGTCGAAAGTGGCAGCATTTATGTCCTTTAGAGAGCCTCAAAATGAAGCAGAG CCATCATTCCCCTCAGagaagaccatgcgtatttcccacagaGGTGGTCAACGGATGTGTACAGTTgtcaaaaatcagcaaaatatATTGTTCGTTCTCAGCAGTTGGACCCATTTCCTGCCATCCAACTTTCGGCGCACAGAACTCAAGTGA